A portion of the Lolium rigidum isolate FL_2022 chromosome 1, APGP_CSIRO_Lrig_0.1, whole genome shotgun sequence genome contains these proteins:
- the LOC124674325 gene encoding 26.2 kDa heat shock protein, mitochondrial-like, with translation MASAVACKGAPLASLLKKLLAEPSASGALRPASLTAARRLLNTKGSEVRCYDDDDTSDESGSEYEDADAAGGRRRLARDFNAPSFFSQDVLDRFGAPTSLGRLLDLMEGATSGAGLSSASASSPRCGGWSVAKEDDEAVYLKVVMPGLGKEHVKVWAEQNSVMIKGEGEKDPWSGDGDGDEGAAVPRYSRRIEMPADAFKMDKIKAEMKNGVLRVTVPKVKDEERKDVFQVKVE, from the exons ATGGCTTCCGCCGTCGCTTGCAAGGGTGCCCCGCTGGCCAGCCTCCTCAAGAAGCTGCTCGCCGAGCCATCGGCCTCCGGCGCGCTCCGCCCGGCCAGCCtcaccgccgcccgccgcctgcTCAACACCAAGGGCTCGGAGGTCCGCtgctacgacgacgacgacaccagCGACGAGAGCGGGTCCGAGTACGAGgacgccgacgccgccgggggccgccgccgcctcgcccgcgACTTCAACGCGCCCAGCTTCTTCTCGCAGG ACGTGCTCGACCGGTTCGGCGCGCCGACGAGCCTGGGCCGGCTGCTGGATCTGATGGAGGGCGCGACCTCCGGCGCCGGCCTCTCCTCCGCGTCGGCGTCGTCTCCTCGTTGCGGCGGGTGGTCGGTGGCgaaggaggacgacgaggcggtgtACCTGAAGGTGGTGATGCCGGGGCTGGGGAAGGAGCACGTCAAGGTGTGGGCGGAGCAGAACAGCGTGATGATCAAGGGGGAGGGCGAGAAGGATCCCTggtccggcgacggcgacggcgacgagggcgCCGCGGTGCCGAGGTACAGCCGCCGCATCGAGATGCCCGCCGACGCGTTCAAGATGGACAAGATCAAGGCCGAGATGAAGAACGGCGTGCTCAGGGTCACCGTGCCCAAGGTCAAGGACGAGGAGCGCAAGGACGTGTTCCAGGTCAAGGTCGAGTAG
- the LOC124708858 gene encoding uncharacterized protein LOC124708858 — MEVDYPPLAVVMPESVECAVEKRPGGRFKRIAQKKKAYKEKKLWPAAGSKSAESGCNDPDGKVDYVPVEVVRSEGMASEEKKHSGAPFRPGIFKNQIYTRKRKCRAAASKSAKSEKDGNIVPARKRGRPAGSKSAKSKMGRRPALVETSSSRSERKRNKDGESDPTLERITSSHIT, encoded by the exons ATGGAAGTCGACTACCCTCCCCTCGCA GTCGTGATGCCAGAGAGCGTGGAGTGTGCGGTAGAAAAGCGTCCTGGCGGTCGTTTCAAACGCATAGCCCAGAAAAAGAAAGCTTACAAA GAGAAGAAGTTGTGGCCGGCAGCAGGCTCCAAGTCTGCCGAGAGTGGCTGCAATGATCCAGACGGCAAGGTCGACTACGTTCCCGTGGAA GTCGTGCGGTCAGAGGGCATGGCGAGTGAGGAAAAAAAGCATTCCGGCGCTCCCTTTAGACCTGGAATCTTTAAAAATCAAATTTACACA AGGAAGAGAAAGTGTCGGGCAGCAGCCTCCAAGTCTGCTAAGAGTGAAAAGGACGGTAATATTGTGCCGGCG AGGAAGAGAGGGAGGCCAGCAGGCTCGAAGTCTGCTAAGAGTAAAATGGGGCGCAGACCAGCATTGGTCGAAACGAGCAGCAGTAGAAGTGAGCGCAAAAGAAATAAAGATGGTGAATCTGACCCAACG CTCGAAAGAATCACTTCCTCACATATCACATAG
- the LOC124674335 gene encoding zinc finger BED domain-containing protein DAYSLEEPER-like, with product MSDEMKDKFEKYWTDVHGLMAVATVLDPRFKLHILQALFQNLYGYEHAVKEVAKIRQLMLSLLDEYQQPSDVAMPNIESTSTGGGGVDEVYEIFDEYMNSKPAASASQVRTELDLYLEEDPLPRTQELDIIGWWKFGGIKYPTLQMIAHDILPIPVTSVASECVFSASGRLISAHRSRLAPKIAEALMCMQSWSRADMLGEIHGDLLAVQNVLEDEQEEMDSNESIVTEE from the exons ATGTCTGATGAAATGAAGGATAAATTTGAGAAGTATTGGACAGATGTTCATGGTCTCATGGCTGTTGCAACCGTCCTTGATCCACGGTTTAAGCTTCACATACTGCAG GCTTTATTTCAGAACTTATATGGATATGAGCATGCGGTCAAAGAAGTTGCAAAGATAAGGCAACTAATGTTATCTTTATTGGATGAATACCAACAACCCTCCGATGTTGCGATGCCAAATATTGAAAGTACTtctactggtggtggtggtgtggatGAAGTTTATGAGATATTTGATGAATATATGAATTCAAAGCCTGCTGCCTCCGCTTCCCAAGTGCGCACAGAGTTGGACTTGTACTTGGAAGAGGACCCTCTCCCTCGAACACAAGAGCTAGACATCATTGGTTGGTGGAAGTTTGGAGGTATTAAGTACCCTACTTTGCAAATGATTGCTCATGATATATTACCTATTCCCGTCACTTCAGTAGCATCGGAGTGTGTCTTTAGTGCTAGCGGGAGATTAATTAGTGCACATCGTAGTCGACTtgcaccaaaaatagcagaagctCTTATGTGTATGCAATCATGGTCTCGAGCGGACATGTTAG GTGAGATTCATGGTGATCTCCTTGCTGTCCAGAATGTTCTTGAAGATGAACAAGAAGAAATG GATTCCAATGAATCAATTGTCACTGAAGAATGA
- the LOC124708846 gene encoding O-fucosyltransferase 7-like, whose product MALRRKGRSAGRRAAVRWWLLSLAGAGAAVTAAAALLAVALHVSASASASAGAPYRLAKQPREAEELRWEQEFAPPQLASPHSRKLDGATDDAAPDKRLWLPAPSRRFVPCVSPSPEYKRPAKSRGYLLVHTNGGLNQMRAGISDMVAVARILNATLIIPELDKKSFWLDKSNFSDVFDEEHFIRSLVNDVKVEKKLPMELVKAPKSVRHFKSWSGVDYYQDEISPLWEHRQVIRAAKSDSRLANNFLPSDIQKLRCRAFFQALRYAPPIEALGNLLVERMKSFGPYIALHLRYEKDMLAFSGCTYGLSQTESDELASIRENTTYWKVKDIDPLEQRSDGHCPLTPKEVGMFLSALGYPSSTPVYIAAGEIYGGESHMVELQSRFPILMSKEKLASAEELRPFRKYASQMAALDYIVSVESDVFIPSYSGNMARAVAGHRRFHGHRKTVIPDRKALVRLFDKVDSGLLNEGDVLSQMITEMHRKRQGSPRKRKGPVSGTKGSDRFRSEEAFYENPLPDCFCQSKDDSS is encoded by the exons ATGGCGCTGCGGCGCAAGGGGAGGTCCgcggggcggcgggcggcggtgcGGTGGTGGCTGCTGTCGCTCGCCGGGGCCGgcgccgccgtcaccgccgccgccgcgctgctcgcCGTCGCGCTCCacgtctccgcctccgcctccgcctccgcgggcGCGCCCTACCGCCTCGCCAAG CAGCCGCGGGAGGCCGAGGAGCTGCGCTGGGAGCAGGAGTTCGCGCCGCCGCAGCTCGCCTCGCCGCACTCCCGCAAG CTGGACGGCGCCACGGACGACGCCGCGCCCGACAAGCGGCTGTGGCTGCCGGCGCCCTCCCGCCGCTTCGTGCCCTGCGTCTCGCCGTCGCCGGAGTACAAAC GTCCGGCGAAATCGAGGGGGTACCTGCTCGTGCACACAAATGGCGGGCTCAACCAGATGCGCGCCGGG ATCAGTGATATGGTAGCAGTTGCACGTATTCTCAATGCTACACTCATAATTCCAGAGCTTGATAAGAAATCCTTTTGGCTCGACAAAAG TAACTTTTCAGATGTCTTTGATGAAGAGCACTTTATACGTTCTTTGGTAAACGATGTGAAAGTTGAGAAAAAATTGCCAATGGAATTGGTGAAAGCACCAAAGTCTGTTAGACACTTCAAGAGTTGGTCTGGAGTAGATTATTATCAGGACGAGATTTCTCCACTATGGGAGCACCGCCAG GTTATTCGAGCTGCTAAGTCAGATTCCCGCCTGGCAAACAACTTCCTCCCTTCTGATATTCAAAAGCTTCGCTGCCGGGCCTTTTTCCAGGCACTTAGATATGCTCCCCCAATTGAAGCTTTAGGCAAT CTATTGGTGGAAAGGATGAAATCATTTGGACCATATATTGCTTTGCATCTACGGTATGAGAAGGATATGCTCGCCTTTAGTGGGTGCACGTATGGTCTGTCACAGACTGAATCAGATGAGCTCGCATCAATCAG AGAGAACACAACCTACTGGAAGGTGAAAGACATTGATCCATTAGAGCAAAGATCAGATGGTCATTGTCCCCTGACACCAAAGGAAGTTGGTATGTTTCTTTCTGCCCTAGGATATCCGTCGAGCACCCCAGTTTACATAGCCGCAGGCGAGATATATGGAGGTGAATCTCACATGGTTGAGTTGCAATCACGATTCCCAATTCTGATGAGCAAG GAGAAACTAGCATCAGCTGAAGAACTGCGACCATTCAGAAAATATGCTTCTCAAATGGCAGCTTTGGATTATATTGTTTCGGTGGAGAGTGATGTGTTTATTCCGTCGTACTCTGGGAACATGGCACGGGCTGTTGCTGGTCATCGGCGTTTTCATGGCCACAGGAAAACAGTAATTCCTGACAG GAAGGCATTAGTTCGTTTGTTTGACAAAGTTGACAGTGGATTACTCAACGAAGGGGATGTGCTATCGCAAATGATAACAGAAATGCACCGGAAAAG ACAAGGTTCTCCTCGAAAAAGGAAAGGTCCTGTCTCAGGAACAAAAGGCAGCGATAGGTTTAGGTCGGAGGAGGCATTTTACGAGAACCCTCTTCCTGATTGCTTCTGCCAATCGAAGGATGACTCTAGTTAG